The sequence GCGAGCGCGGACAAAAAACCCTTTCAGGTGGGAAGTTGCTACGCATTGCGCAGAGACGGCGCGGTTGTTGCGCAATTCTATCCAAAGTGGTCAATCGCAGCGCCGGAAGACCCCGCGTCTACTCCCGCGCACGCGTCGCTGAACACGCAACCGGATAGTGAGCCCGAATCCGGTTAGCGTCATTATTGATTTTGTTGTAATTCATTTATCAGTGCACTTATCTAGTTCAACCAGCAAGTTAATTTAAATCAGCGTCAGAAGGGAAGCTCGCATGAAAATCCATGAGTATCAGGGCAAAGAAATTCTCCGTAAATTTGGGGTAACAACACCACGCGGCATTCCGTGCCTGAGCGTCGACGAGGCAGTCAAAGCTGCTGAAACACTCGGCGGTTCGGTATGGGTCGTGAAGGCACAAATTCATGCAGGTGGTCGCGGTAAGGGCGGCGGCGTGAAAGTTGCTAAATCGCTTGAGCAAGTGCGCGAATATGCTAACGAAATCCTTGGCATGCAATTGATCACGCACCAAACTGGCCCAGAAGGTCAAAAAGTTCGTCGCTTGTTGATCGAAGAGGGCGCTGATATTAAGCAGGAACTATACGTCAGTATGGTCACTGACCGTGTTAGTCAACGCGTGGTGCTGATGGCATCGAGCGAAGGCGGCATGGATATTGAAGAAGTAGCAGAAAGCCATCCGGAAAAAATTCATCAGGTTGTGATCGATCCATCGACCGGTTTGACAGACGCTGACGCAGATAGCATTTCTGCCAAAATCGGCGTGCCAGCAGGTTCTATTGCTGACGCTCGGGTGCAGTTGCAAGGTCTGTACAAAGCTTATTGGGACACTGATTGTTCATTGGCCGAAATTAATCCATTGATCGTGACCGGCTCCGGCAAAATCATTGCTCTGGATGCTAAATTTAACTTCGATCCTAATGCGTTGTATCGTCAACCGGAAATCGTTGCGTATCGCGATCTGGATGAAGAAGACCCAGCAGAAGTTGAAGCATCAAAATTCGATCTGGCCTACATTTCGCTCGACGGCAATATCGGTTGCCTGGTAAATGGCGCTGGTTTGGCGATGGCGACGATGGATACCATCAAGTTGTTCGGCGGTGAGCCAGCAAACTTCCTGGACGTGGGCGGCGGTGCTACAGCAGAAAAAGTGACTGAAGCGTTCAAGATCATGTTGAAAAACCCGAGCTTGAAAGCCATTCTGGTCAACATCTTCGGCGGCATCATGCGCTGTGATGTGATTGCTGAAGGCGTCATCGCGGCATCGAAGGCGGTTTCATTGAGCGTGCCACTTGTCGTGCGCATGAAGGGTACTAACGAAGAAATCGGCAAAAAATTGCTGGCAGAATCGGGCTTGCCTATCATTGCTGCGGACAGTATGGAAGAAGCTGCGCAGAAAGTTGTTGCTGCAGCTAACGGTCAATAATCGCTTCGTATTTAGCGATCTGAGAATTTTGCGGTAGTGAATGTGGCCATTGGTTTGGCACATTAATCACCGCTCAAAAATAAGGCAAGGAACAAACATGTCGATCCTGATTAACAAAGATACAAAAGTCGTCACCCAAGGTATCACCGGCAAAACCGGTCAATATCATACCCGCGGTTGCCGCGATTATGCGAATGGCAAAGAAGCTTTTGTCGCTGGTGTGAATCCAAAAAGAGCCGGTGAAGATTTCGAAGGCATTCCTATTTTCGCTAATGTTGCTGAAGCTAAGGCCGCTACTGGCGCCAACGTTTCGGTGATTTACGTGCCGCCTGCAGGCGCGGCAGCAGCGATTTGGGAAGCAGTCGAAGCAGAGTTGGATCTAGCGATCTGTATCACAGAAGGTATTCCTGTCCGCGATATGCTGGCGTTGAAAGACCGTATGGCTAAATCCGGCAGCAAGACTTTGCTGCTAGGACCAAATTGCCCAGGTCTGATCACACCGGACGAAATCAAAATTGGTATCATGCCAGGCCATATTCACAAAAGAGGTCGTATCGGTGTGGTGTCGCGTTCAGGTACATTGACGTATGAAGCAGTGGGTCAACTGACCGCGCTGGGTCTGGGTCAATCATCGGCGGTTGGTATCGGTGGCGATCCAATCAATGGCTTGAAACACATTGATATCATGAAGATGTTCAATGACGATCCTGATACCGATGCGGTCATCATGATCGGTGAAATCGGCGGTCCTGATGAAGCGAATGCAGCTTACTGGATCAAAGACAACATGAAAAAGCCAGTCGTCAACTTTATCGCTGGCGTTACAGCGCCTCCGGGCAAACGTATGGGCCATGCTGGTGCGTTGATTTCTGGCGGTGCTGATACAGCACAAGCCAAACTAGACATCATGGAAGCTTGCGGTATCAAAACCACAAAGAACCCGTCTGAAATGGCACGCTTGCTGATGGCGATGCTGTAATCACAGCTATTTGCCTGATGGTAATCGAATGAATAATAAAGGAGCTTCGGCTCCTTTATTTTATGGGGCTGACCCATCCTGAAATAGGCTACATCAACGCAATCGTGGTTCAAGGCGATCGTGGTGCGAATCGCCGCGAAATGCATATGCGCGATGAAAGCTCTTCAGCATCTTTGGCCCTTATGTGCGAATTGCGCTTGTTGCCGGTTCGGACTTCTCGTATTTTCCTGCGGTTTTTTTCTTGCCATCCTCTTGCCGTTCGCTTCTTAACCAACGAAAATACCTTTAGAGCAGTTTGGCCTGACGCTTCCTCTTTTTGATCGCTACTGAAAATGTCCATCCCTTTACGATTTGAATTTTTTGCCAAGACCGATGTCGGTATGGTGCGTCTGGAGAATGAAGACGCTATTGCGGTGAGTGAAGACTTGCAACTGGCTATCCTAGCCGATGGAATGGGTGGTTACAACGCGGGCGAGGTAGCCAGTGGCATCGCTACCGTGACCATTCAGCATATGGTGGAGCAGCATCAGCGTGAGAACCAATATAGTCACCCCGACGATCAAACGGCGGTGCGCCGTCTATGTTTGATGCAGGCAGTGCGTAAAGCAAATAGCGCGATTATCGACGCTGCCCGGCAACAGCCCGAATATCGTGGCATGGGAACAACCGTCGTGTTAGCCTGGTTTCAAGGCGATCGCGTTTGTATTTCACACGTCGGTGATTCACGTGCCTATTTGATACGAGGTGGCGAGATGTCGCAATTAACTCGGGATCATTCACAGGTACAAGAGCAGGTCGCCGCCGGCTTGTTAACCGCGGAAGAAGCTGCCTTCGCTATGAATCGCAATGTTATTACCCGCGCCGTTGGAGTAGGGCATCAGTTGGTGGTCGACGTGCAAGAGCGTGCTGTCGAGGTTGGGGATCTTTATCTGTTGTGCTCTGACGGCTTGTCGGACCGTCTGTCTTCCGCACAAATGCAGAACATTATCGACGCTGCAAATGGGGGATTGGAAACGGCCTGTGAAGCATTGATACAAGCCGCAAATGACGGTGGGGGGCAGGACAATATTTCCGTCGTGCTCATCAATGTATCAGGTCAGATCGCTTGTAGCTGAGCAATGCAGGAGAACAGGGCAAAGGATGCGCAAACTCGACCCTCGGTCTTCCCCAAGAGAAATTCGATTGCGGTCGCTGCCGCAGCCGTTCAGAGGCTAACGAAGAATTTGAAGGTGGGGATGAATATTCATCCAGGCTCAGAAAGCGAAAAGCCCCGGTGAAGCTCACCGAGGCCAGAACGCCGAGCGGGTTCTCCCAATCGATTTCTAATGAGATGCCCTTAATCTTGCGATATTGGTCAGACGTTAAATAAGAAGTTCAAAACGTCGCCGTCTTTCACCACATATTCTTTGCCTTCAGCGCGCATCTTGCCTGCTTCCTTGGCGCCGGCCTCACCCTTATAGGTAATGAAGTCATCGTAGGCGATAGTTTGCGCACGAATGAAACCTCGTTCAAAGTCGGTATGGATAACGCCAGCCGCTTGTGGGCCGGTGTCACCAACGTGAATCGTCCAGGCGCGTACTTCTTTGACACCTGCGGTGAAATAGGTTTGCAGACCTAGCAGCTTGAATGCCGCACGGATCAGGCGATCCAGTCCTGGCTCTTGCATGCCCATATCGGCGAGAAACTCATGTTTATCGGCTTCGTCGAGGTCCGAAATTTCAGATTCGATGGACGCACAGATCGGCACCATCGGCGCATTTTGCGATGCGGCGTAAGCGGTCAGCTGATCTAGCAATGGATTATTGGTGAACCCTGTGTCGGAGACATTAGCAACATACATTGCCGGCTTGGCCGTAATCAGGCAAAGCGGTTTGATCAATGCCATTTCTTCTTCGTCGAGACCACAAGCGCGCACTGGTTTGGCTTGATCCAGTTCCGGCATCAGACGCTCCAATATCGCGACTAATTTCGCTGCATCTTTATCACCCGAGCGGGCTTTTTTGTTTTCGCGATGGATGGCCTTTTCGACCGTACCCATATCGGCTAACGCCAATTCGGTCTGGATCACTTCGATATCGTCCAGCGGACTGACTTTACCGGCGACATGAATGACGTTGTCGTCTTCAAAGCAGCGCACCACGTTGACGATGGCGTCTGTTTCGCGGATATGGGCCAGAAATTGATTGCCCAGCCCTTCGCCTTTGGAGGCGCCTGCTACCAAACCGGCAATATCCACGAACTCGACCGTTGCCGGAAGAATCCGCTCGGGCTTGACAATCGCAGCGAGCGCAGTCAGGCGCGGGTCGGGCACTTCAACCATGCCGACGTTTGGTTCGATAGTACAGAAGGGATAGTTTTCTGCTGGAATGCCTGCTTTAGTCAGGGCATTGAATAGGGTGGATTTGCCAACGTTAGGTAGGCCGACGATGCCGCACTTGAGACTCATGAAAATCTTTCTAGATCAATAGGTTACAGATAAACGGTTGCAGATGAACGCTTACAGGAGAGCGGTTAATGACGCATAGGCGACACCTGAGACGAAGCCGACGCATGTCAAATTAAATTTTTCGGCAGCTCGGCGCTTGCGTTGCCGCGGGATCGAGCGCGAAAACCACTAACAGACTTGTAACAGTAGCAATAAAAGCGGGATGCGTTCACCGAATTTTATCGAGACTTTGTTCAAAAGACGCCTATTGTAACTCTGTCGTCGTTAACTACAGGTAAACCTTGGAAAAAAGAGGGCCGCCGGCGTCCCAGTTGTCGGCACGCCGCCGGTCCTCTTGCTATCCACGAGTTAAAACACTTTCGCGACGCCTAGTTGAAGAGTGTTTGCTCTGTTACCGCTTGCGAACTGCCCGCTATAATTCGCGAAGGCGGTCGTATCGGCTGCCAGTTTGAGATTGGCACCCAGATCCAGATGCGTGGTATTTGCCGCACTTTGGTAACCGGGCATACCGAAGCTGCCACCCATTCCGACCACATGTGCGCGGACGTCATCCGGGGTATTTTTCAGTTCTCTATCCCATGCCAGTTTTGCGAATGGCTGAATTGGAAATCCCCACATGGTTTGGTTAGAGGTTATTTGCAGGCCCAAACTGGAAACCAGCGAGGTGCGGGTTTGGGCGTCAAAATGCATAGCGGTACTGTCGTTGCCTAGCTCGTCATACGCATTGACCTTGATTTGTTGCCAGGTCAGATTCGCGATTGGACTCAATACCGCCGCACCGAGGTTAAAGTCGTACTGACCACCTAAACGGAGCAGCAATTGGTCGCCCGCAGTGGTGCCGTTTTCGTTTCGCAAAGCCTGCCCCAGCATAATGCTTCGGGTGACGTTGTTATATTCAAGCAAGCCGGAAAGGCCGATTGCGTTCACTGCCCATGCGCCATCACGATATTGGGTATAAGCCGAAATCATGGTTTGATCCAGCTTAAAGTTGCCAGTATTGCTGCCGAAACTGGATTTATTTTGACCGTAACCGAACGCGGTTCCTATCATCCATTGTTGATTAATCGCGTAATCGATCCCGACTGTTGCGCTGGTGGCGGAACCATCCAAACCTTGCATATTGTCGGTTTTGCTGTAGTTGCGTTGCGTATTACCAACTACCGCGTAGGCTTCCGCTTTGCCTACATTTGCCGGTGAGGAGCTGAATAACCTTAACCGATTATCAATGGCAAGCGTTTGCGCCTGAGCACCGACCATTGGTGCCGACGCCAACATACTGATCTGGGTGGGTGCCAGCAATACCGATTGCGCATATTGGGCCAGGATGGCTTGGGCGGCGCCACCGGGATGCACGCTATCGGCAAACAGGTAGGTGAGGTTGGCGTTAGGCTCTACTAAAGTAGCGGTCGTGCAGGTGCTGGAATCAGGCGTGGTGCAGGCCGCTGATGTGACATTTTTGAAGCCATATCGCGCGGGGTTACGAATCACCTCATCCAGCAAGCTGAATACGTCGAGGGCAATAATATTGCCGCCTAACCGATTCAGACTTTGATTCAAGGTTTGATTAAACGTGTAAGCCGAGGCTGTCCACAATTGCTGCAAACCAAGTTGTGCGGCCAACGGCGTATTACCGATATCCGGGAGATTCAGGACCATTACTTTTCCTGCGCCAGCATGCTGTAATGCCCCAACCAACCCGGCGACATTCACCGCTTCACCGGCAACTGATCCAACGATTGTCTGCGCAGTGGCGGCCTGCACCGCCGGATTTGGATCGGCCAGACCGGCTTGATTCAGCGTTGTGTACGCAAAAACGTCATTGGAGCCTGCCCATACGCTATACAGCGCATTTTTGTCCGCTTTGGGGTGGCTGGCTAAATAACCGTTGACCTCGTCCGTAACGGATGGCGTCAAAAATCCGGTTGTGGGGTCTAAAGACTGCTGGCTGGTCTGGGCGCCACCGATTGCATAATTGGTCCCACTCAAAGGCACCACGCCATTTGGCGTCAGCACATACGCAGGATCGGCGGTTAAGCCATTTTTATGCGCCAATAGTTGGGTCCAGACCAAATCTGGATTAGTTGTAAAAGAGGGTTGAAGGCCGACACCGGTATAAAAGCCGCTATCCATTAAGGAATCGCCAAAAAAAACCATTTGTGAAAAATTCGCGGCAGAGGCAATAGGTGCCATGCACAGGCTGATACCAATACTGGCGCTAACAGCCGAAATGACGCACAAGGCTTTGCGGGTGTGGAGTTCCAGGCGCGGCGTAAACAGTGTAGTGAACATAGCGGTGCGACGTGATAGCGCAAACGGGAGGTGAGCCAAAGAATTCTCCTAGTGAGATTTATAGATTTTATGGTGGCGGTGATAGCCCGGAAATTGAGGTAAAGAATGCGAAAACACTGAGGAAATAGTCGAAGCAGTCACGCCAAAAAACGCCGCATTATTTCAAAAGTGGATCGAATAGCACTATTTTTCAATTCGTGAATTAACCATCATGCCAAGAAAAAACCTCAACCAGTTAACTAATCTCTATTTTTTTATGATTTTGTTGGTTCTTTTCGGAATCCCGCGTCTGGCTATTGTTAAGTCATGCCTTTGTGTTTACCATCCCCGCGTCCAATCGGGGGATGCAAAGCACAGAGCGAAAATGATGCAATTGGGTGTTTGTTGCAGGATCCTCACGCGGCCTGAATAATCGTGCCGGAATAGGGTAATCGCTTCGAACCTGGAAGGCTCAAAGCGAATTAGGCTCAAACTCTTCATTCCTTGATCAGCGCTTCACCAAGCAACTTGACGCCATAAAGTTAGCGATAATGTCTTGGGTGGTGATAATGATGATGGTGGTGACGGTAATGGTGCACCATTGGTCGATGATTTTGTGCTTGCGCAAATGGAATAAATCCGAGGACAAGGGCAACAAGACAGAGTAGCTTTTTCATTTTCACTCCTTTGAATGGTTCTAGGGGTCATCCGCATGTGCAGCGGCATGATGTTAAAACGCTATCAAAGCGAATCGGTTGACGCTGTTTGCCCTCACATTACCAATTTTGAGAAAAATACCGCCAGGAAAAGACCATCGAGCGTGATTGGATTGGTGAATCGCCAGTGAAGCGAATCAGAGAAAGGCGATTATTTTGCGGTGTGCAACTGCATGGTGGCTTCAGAAAATTTGCCGTCACACAGCATCGGAATGACTTTTAAGCTCTCGGCAATGGCATCATCGAGTAGGGGCTGCTCTTCCTTGCGTGGTCGATGCAACACAAAATCTGCCACGCCCTGTTGCAAATTCAAGGTGCGCGGGTGACCGATCCCGATGCGTAAGCGCCAATAATCTTGCGTGCCGAGTGCGGCGGTAATATCCTTTAGACCGTTATGTCCCCCGGACGAGCCACCTTTCTTGAGCTTGGCGACGCCAGGCATTAAATCCAGCTCATCATGAACAACCAACACCTCTTCAGCAGCAATTTTGTAAAATCGCGCTAAGGTGCCAACGGATTGTCCGGACCGGTTCATAAAGGTTTGCGGTTCCAGCAGCCACACTTCCTGGGCATTAATTCTGACTTTTCCGACCAGGGCTTTGAAGTCGGCTTTGCGTTGAAGGCTACAGCCGAGATCTTGCGCCAGATTGTCGACCAGCCAGAAGCCAGCGTTATGGCGGGTTTGTTCGTATTCCGGGCCGGGATTGCCGAGGCCGACGATAAGGCGAATTGACATAAGATTCCGAATAATGCGTGCGGTGAAGTTGGGCGTATTAATTGTCGATGACGTCAACGGTGTTTTAATGAGCTGTCATCGGGCAACTTGACACCTTTGCCAAGATTTTAGGGGAAAACACGTCACTAAGGCAATTTGGTTCGCGTACCGAGAGCGCGGCGCTTGCGGTCCCACAAGCGTTATAAGATGGGGTTGAGCTCAGACCGGTGCTCGCTTCTGTCTACGGTATCAAGCCAGGAATAAAAAAAACCCGCCACGAAGGGCGGGTTTCCAAGTCACAAAATATGTGACGAATTACATTATTTCTTTTCAGCAGCTGCTGCTGCAGCAGCAGCAACATCAGCTGGCACCTCAGCTTCAACTTTACCGGCTGGAATCGCAGCAGTAGCGATTGTCAGGTTTTCCTGGCTCACAACTGTTACGCCAGCAGGCAATTTCAGGTCAGCCAGGTGAATCGAGTGGCCGACGTCGAGAGCTGACAGATCAACTTCAACGAACTCAGGCAAGTCTTGCGGCAAGCAAGAGATGTCCAGGTCAGTGATAACGTGGCTGATGATACCGGCCGACAATTTCACAGCTGGGGAGACGTCTGCATTGATAAAGTGCAAAGGCACTTTAACGTGGATTGCTTGTTTCGCGTCTACGCGTTGGAAATCTGCGTGCAGGACCAATTGTTTGTATGCGTGGACCTGAAAGTCACGTAGCAACACTTTTTGAACCGCGCCATCAATTTCCAGATCCAGGATCGACGAGTGGAATGCTTCTTTCTTCAGCGCGTGGTAAAGCGCGTTGTGATCGAGCGACAGATTAACTGGCGCGTCCGAACCACCGTATACGATTCCTGGTGTTTGGCCAGCAATGCGCAGGCGGCGGCTCGCTCCGGTACCCAGCTCTTTGCGAACAAATGCGATAACTTTCATTTTGAAACTCCGTTGTTTGCAAGACTTCCGTCTTGCGGTAAAAATCTCCCGCGACCAGGGGATTTAAGTACACCAGTGAACAGGGAAATCCCATTCAGAGGTTATAAATTCTTTACAAATTTTATGACTCTGCGAACAGTGACATGACTGAATCGCCTCTGCTAATGCGCTTAAACGTTTCGGCTAGCAACTCGGCACAGGACAATTGACGAATCTTGCCGCAGGCCTTGGCTTCGGCGGAAAGGGGAATGGTATCGACTACAACCAGTTCGTCGAGTGGTGAATTAACAATGCGCTCAAGGGCCGGACCGGACAATACCGGGTGCGTACAGTAAGCAACCACTTTCTTCGCGCCACGTTCTTTCAGTACTTCTGCCGCTTTTGTCAGGGTGCCCGCGGTATCGACCATGTCATCCATGATCACGCAGTTACGACCTTCGACTTCACCAATGATGTTCATGACTTCAGAAACGTTGGCTTTAGGACGACGTTTGTCAATAATCGCCAGATCGCAATTCAGACGTTTTGCCAGAGCCCGGGCACGTACTACGCCGCCGACATCTGGTGAAACGACCAGCAGATCATCATAGTTCTTGCTAACCAGATCACCCAACAAAATAGGCGACGCGTAAATATTGTCAACCGGGATATCGAAGAAACCTTGAATCTGGTCTGCATGCAGATCCATAATTAACACGCGTTCAACGCCGGCTTCCTGCAACATATTGGCAACCACCTTGGCAGAAATCGCTACGCGAGCTGAACGCGGACGACGATCCTGACGGGCATAACCAAAGTAGGGAATCGCAGCAGTAATGCGACCAGCCGAGGCACGTTTAAGTGCGTCGACCATCAACATAATTTCCATCAGGCTGTCGTTAGTTGGTGCGCAGGTTGATTGCAGCACGAAAACATCTTTACCGCGGACGTTTTCGTTGATTTCAACGGCTATTTCACCATCAGAAAATTTGGTTACGTTAGCTTTGCCTAACGGAATGCCGAGCTGTTTGGCAACTCCAATAGCTAGTTCCGGGTTTGCGTTGCCGGTAAAAACCATAAGGTTTTCGAGTGCCATGGAGATCCCTGAATACAGTCGTTAAAAGTTAAAAAGCTAAGTAAAGCCAAGATGAGAGCGCCAACTTAAAAAGCCGACAATGCCCGACTGTGACAGTCTTGCGTTGGCGGCTTAATTTTGTATCGTCGTGTTTTTCGCGTTGCTTCGGGCAATGTTGCTGCCACATAAGCCGCTGGTTTCTTTTACAGCCTTGGTGTTAATTATTTTATGTTATCAATCAATAACATAAAAACTTTATGGCAGGGGAGGAAGGACTCGAACCTTCGAATGCTGGAATCAAAATCCAGTGCCTTAACCAACTTGGCGACTCCCCTACGCAACTTGTTGCCCATCATAATTGTCAAAACGCTGGTTCAGCGCTTGCATTTCATGACCGACGAATTAGGGACCAGATTATAGCAAATCTTTTAGAGGATGGAAGCTAATTCCTTTCGCTTTCCACACTTTCCAACGATTCTGTACTAATTTCCGCACATCATCGGCTTGCTGCTCCTGTTCAAACGCACAAAATACACATGCACCAGAACCGGTCATCCTTGCATTTCCGTGAGTGCTGAGCCACTTAATGACTTCTTCAACTTCAGGAAACAACTTGGTCGCAACGATTTGTAAATCATTCTTTCCAAAGCAATCCTGATGCCCTGAAAAGTCCGCTATTTTGACCAATTTTGTGTCCCGTGTCAATTCTTCTGACGAAAATATTAACGAAGTAGCGATTTGAACCCCGGGTTCGATCACGATGTACCAGCAGTCCTTGGTGTCGACGGGCGCCAGCGCCTCGCCAATACCCTCTGCGAATGCGTTTTGGCCGAATATAAAAAACGGCACATCCGCGCCCAACTGTAAGCCGATGGCCATCAACTCCTCCCGACTGAAGCCCGCGTCCCATAGGTGATTTAGCGCCATCAAGGTAGTGGCGGCATCCGATGAGCCACCACCCAAACCGCCGCCCATGGGTAATATTTTATTGATCGCAATATTGGCCCCGGGAAGGTTTTGACCAGTTTTCTGTTGTATGGCCGTTTGCAGCAGTTTGGCCGCGCGCACGATCAGATCGCTTTCCTCTGGTATGCCTGGAATGGCGGTAACGCGATGAATGATGCCGTCGTTGCGGGTTTCAAAGTCCAGCAAATCACCATAATCGAGTAATTGGAAGACTGTTTGCAGCAGATGATAACCGTCGGCACGTCGGCCATTGACGTGCAGGAAAAGATTGAGTTTGGCGGGAGCAGGGCAGTTTTTAAGCGTACGTGTCATAACAAATAAATGGTGTGGTAACAGGCCAGTAGCAAAAGCCTGCGTTCAGGCTTTATCTATACAATTTGTTTATGCAATTTATTTATACAGTTTATCTCTGCAATTTATCTACGCCATATTTGTGTCATTTCAACCAAGGGGCGGAAATGACACGGTTTAGTGGGGTTGAGCGCTATCAATCACAATGCGGATCGCGACATCGCCGGCTTGGGCGGTATTGCGAGTCAAGTCGATCCGTTTGGGTAAGCTACCTGATTGTGCGCTGTTAGCCGAGCCTGCCTGGACCGCTATCGGTTGCCAGGTATCGTATTGAATCGACCACCGGTCGGCGGTGGTAACGGTTGAAACGCCGCCACTGACTGTTGGGTTAACGCTGAAAGGTTTGCCATTGGCACCGGCACCGAAGCCTTGCAACCACTCGCGCAGTCCTGCAATCGGTAACGGCCATCCCAAAGCCTGAGCGGTCAACAGATCGACATCTGCGGCCGTGCGTGAGGGTTGTCCCGCTTGGTGCAGGGTAGATTGCTGGGGCGTTATATCGATGGTGGCCAGCGTTTGTCCCAACGGCGACAGCAACGTCACCAGCGTATGCTGGCTGGTTTGTGCCCAGGTGAAGCTGCCATGCAGGGCTTGTTCTTTCCCATCCTGTTGATAGCGTACGGATAAGCGTCCACTGAAATCGATCGCCTGATGATATAGGCGCGTGGCGTTATCGTTATTGGCCGTTACCGTAACCGGTACAGCAGGCTGTGTAAACGTTGCACAACCGCCGATCGTCAAGGCGGTGAACACGACGCCGATCAGCGAAAATGTCGTCAATTTTGTCAAAGAAGCGACTCTCTCCGACAAGGCGCGTG is a genomic window of Glaciimonas sp. PAMC28666 containing:
- the sucC gene encoding ADP-forming succinate--CoA ligase subunit beta, which translates into the protein MSVRREARMKIHEYQGKEILRKFGVTTPRGIPCLSVDEAVKAAETLGGSVWVVKAQIHAGGRGKGGGVKVAKSLEQVREYANEILGMQLITHQTGPEGQKVRRLLIEEGADIKQELYVSMVTDRVSQRVVLMASSEGGMDIEEVAESHPEKIHQVVIDPSTGLTDADADSISAKIGVPAGSIADARVQLQGLYKAYWDTDCSLAEINPLIVTGSGKIIALDAKFNFDPNALYRQPEIVAYRDLDEEDPAEVEASKFDLAYISLDGNIGCLVNGAGLAMATMDTIKLFGGEPANFLDVGGGATAEKVTEAFKIMLKNPSLKAILVNIFGGIMRCDVIAEGVIAASKAVSLSVPLVVRMKGTNEEIGKKLLAESGLPIIAADSMEEAAQKVVAAANGQ
- the sucD gene encoding succinate--CoA ligase subunit alpha; the encoded protein is MSILINKDTKVVTQGITGKTGQYHTRGCRDYANGKEAFVAGVNPKRAGEDFEGIPIFANVAEAKAATGANVSVIYVPPAGAAAAIWEAVEAELDLAICITEGIPVRDMLALKDRMAKSGSKTLLLGPNCPGLITPDEIKIGIMPGHIHKRGRIGVVSRSGTLTYEAVGQLTALGLGQSSAVGIGGDPINGLKHIDIMKMFNDDPDTDAVIMIGEIGGPDEANAAYWIKDNMKKPVVNFIAGVTAPPGKRMGHAGALISGGADTAQAKLDIMEACGIKTTKNPSEMARLLMAML
- a CDS encoding Stp1/IreP family PP2C-type Ser/Thr phosphatase, which translates into the protein MSIPLRFEFFAKTDVGMVRLENEDAIAVSEDLQLAILADGMGGYNAGEVASGIATVTIQHMVEQHQRENQYSHPDDQTAVRRLCLMQAVRKANSAIIDAARQQPEYRGMGTTVVLAWFQGDRVCISHVGDSRAYLIRGGEMSQLTRDHSQVQEQVAAGLLTAEEAAFAMNRNVITRAVGVGHQLVVDVQERAVEVGDLYLLCSDGLSDRLSSAQMQNIIDAANGGLETACEALIQAANDGGGQDNISVVLINVSGQIACS
- the ychF gene encoding redox-regulated ATPase YchF; this translates as MSLKCGIVGLPNVGKSTLFNALTKAGIPAENYPFCTIEPNVGMVEVPDPRLTALAAIVKPERILPATVEFVDIAGLVAGASKGEGLGNQFLAHIRETDAIVNVVRCFEDDNVIHVAGKVSPLDDIEVIQTELALADMGTVEKAIHRENKKARSGDKDAAKLVAILERLMPELDQAKPVRACGLDEEEMALIKPLCLITAKPAMYVANVSDTGFTNNPLLDQLTAYAASQNAPMVPICASIESEISDLDEADKHEFLADMGMQEPGLDRLIRAAFKLLGLQTYFTAGVKEVRAWTIHVGDTGPQAAGVIHTDFERGFIRAQTIAYDDFITYKGEAGAKEAGKMRAEGKEYVVKDGDVLNFLFNV
- a CDS encoding autotransporter domain-containing protein codes for the protein MAHLPFALSRRTAMFTTLFTPRLELHTRKALCVISAVSASIGISLCMAPIASAANFSQMVFFGDSLMDSGFYTGVGLQPSFTTNPDLVWTQLLAHKNGLTADPAYVLTPNGVVPLSGTNYAIGGAQTSQQSLDPTTGFLTPSVTDEVNGYLASHPKADKNALYSVWAGSNDVFAYTTLNQAGLADPNPAVQAATAQTIVGSVAGEAVNVAGLVGALQHAGAGKVMVLNLPDIGNTPLAAQLGLQQLWTASAYTFNQTLNQSLNRLGGNIIALDVFSLLDEVIRNPARYGFKNVTSAACTTPDSSTCTTATLVEPNANLTYLFADSVHPGGAAQAILAQYAQSVLLAPTQISMLASAPMVGAQAQTLAIDNRLRLFSSSPANVGKAEAYAVVGNTQRNYSKTDNMQGLDGSATSATVGIDYAINQQWMIGTAFGYGQNKSSFGSNTGNFKLDQTMISAYTQYRDGAWAVNAIGLSGLLEYNNVTRSIMLGQALRNENGTTAGDQLLLRLGGQYDFNLGAAVLSPIANLTWQQIKVNAYDELGNDSTAMHFDAQTRTSLVSSLGLQITSNQTMWGFPIQPFAKLAWDRELKNTPDDVRAHVVGMGGSFGMPGYQSAANTTHLDLGANLKLAADTTAFANYSGQFASGNRANTLQLGVAKVF
- the pth gene encoding aminoacyl-tRNA hydrolase; the encoded protein is MSIRLIVGLGNPGPEYEQTRHNAGFWLVDNLAQDLGCSLQRKADFKALVGKVRINAQEVWLLEPQTFMNRSGQSVGTLARFYKIAAEEVLVVHDELDLMPGVAKLKKGGSSGGHNGLKDITAALGTQDYWRLRIGIGHPRTLNLQQGVADFVLHRPRKEEQPLLDDAIAESLKVIPMLCDGKFSEATMQLHTAK
- a CDS encoding 50S ribosomal protein L25/general stress protein Ctc, with the translated sequence MKVIAFVRKELGTGASRRLRIAGQTPGIVYGGSDAPVNLSLDHNALYHALKKEAFHSSILDLEIDGAVQKVLLRDFQVHAYKQLVLHADFQRVDAKQAIHVKVPLHFINADVSPAVKLSAGIISHVITDLDISCLPQDLPEFVEVDLSALDVGHSIHLADLKLPAGVTVVSQENLTIATAAIPAGKVEAEVPADVAAAAAAAAEKK
- a CDS encoding ribose-phosphate pyrophosphokinase; amino-acid sequence: MALENLMVFTGNANPELAIGVAKQLGIPLGKANVTKFSDGEIAVEINENVRGKDVFVLQSTCAPTNDSLMEIMLMVDALKRASAGRITAAIPYFGYARQDRRPRSARVAISAKVVANMLQEAGVERVLIMDLHADQIQGFFDIPVDNIYASPILLGDLVSKNYDDLLVVSPDVGGVVRARALAKRLNCDLAIIDKRRPKANVSEVMNIIGEVEGRNCVIMDDMVDTAGTLTKAAEVLKERGAKKVVAYCTHPVLSGPALERIVNSPLDELVVVDTIPLSAEAKACGKIRQLSCAELLAETFKRISRGDSVMSLFAES